A region from the Sphingomonas brevis genome encodes:
- a CDS encoding efflux transporter outer membrane subunit, with protein sequence MTILRGTRLGRAAMLLPLLVSTACASIPNLGPKPEMRSASDYAATASLTATGAAWPDQGWWLRYGDAQLNGLIEEGLAGSPDMEAAAARFRTAQGIAQQAGGALAPSIDAFAQSEFKKRDSKDVKFLGIDGDQIISTGSAGLSFSFDLDLWGKNRAALAAATSDAEAAGYELAQARLALTTGIASTYADLAQLYRQRDTLEAALQIRGETAKLVGQRVEIGLDTRAELKQAEGRVFEARDDLAANEEAIGLTRNALAALIGKGPDRGLAIQRPAVATYTAQGIPANATIDLVGRRPDVAAYRAAAEAGASRIKEAKAAFYPNINITALLGLSAFGIGDIFSSTSSFGSVSPAVTLPLFHGGALQGQYRGARGRYDEAVALYNRQVITALRETADAVTSRRALDARLMESRRALADFEEANGLARMRYERGLSTYLDVLSAEESVLSARLNVAELETRAFELDVALVRALGGGFASV encoded by the coding sequence ATGACCATCCTCCGGGGTACGCGGCTTGGCCGCGCAGCCATGCTGTTGCCGCTGCTCGTTTCGACCGCTTGCGCGTCGATTCCGAACCTTGGGCCGAAGCCGGAAATGCGTTCCGCCAGCGATTATGCGGCGACCGCTTCGCTGACCGCGACCGGCGCAGCCTGGCCCGACCAGGGCTGGTGGCTTCGCTATGGCGATGCCCAGCTCAACGGGTTGATCGAGGAGGGGCTGGCCGGCTCACCGGACATGGAGGCAGCGGCTGCTCGCTTCCGCACCGCGCAGGGAATTGCCCAACAGGCCGGCGGAGCGCTGGCGCCGAGCATCGACGCCTTCGCGCAGTCGGAATTCAAGAAGCGCGATTCCAAGGACGTCAAATTCCTCGGTATCGATGGCGACCAGATTATCAGCACCGGCAGCGCCGGGCTGAGCTTCTCCTTTGACCTTGACCTGTGGGGAAAGAATCGTGCGGCGCTGGCCGCGGCGACATCCGATGCGGAAGCGGCCGGATATGAACTGGCGCAGGCGCGGCTGGCGCTGACCACCGGCATCGCTTCGACCTATGCCGACCTGGCGCAGCTTTACCGCCAGCGGGATACGCTGGAAGCGGCGCTGCAAATCCGCGGCGAGACCGCGAAGCTGGTCGGTCAAAGGGTCGAGATCGGTCTCGACACCCGTGCAGAGCTGAAGCAGGCCGAGGGCCGCGTTTTCGAAGCGCGCGACGATCTGGCCGCCAATGAGGAAGCAATCGGCCTGACCCGCAACGCGCTGGCCGCGCTGATCGGCAAGGGACCGGATCGCGGCCTCGCCATCCAGCGGCCAGCGGTCGCGACCTACACGGCGCAGGGTATCCCGGCCAACGCAACGATCGACCTGGTTGGCCGCCGCCCCGATGTCGCCGCCTATCGCGCGGCCGCCGAGGCCGGCGCGAGCCGCATCAAGGAAGCCAAGGCGGCTTTCTATCCCAATATCAACATCACCGCCCTGCTCGGCCTCTCGGCCTTCGGCATTGGCGACATTTTCTCATCCACTTCCAGCTTTGGCAGCGTTAGCCCCGCGGTAACCCTCCCCCTGTTCCACGGCGGCGCGCTCCAAGGCCAGTACCGCGGTGCACGCGGTCGTTATGACGAAGCCGTTGCCCTTTATAACCGGCAAGTCATTACGGCCCTGCGCGAGACGGCCGATGCCGTCACCAGCCGGCGAGCCCTTGACGCCCGGCTGATGGAATCGCGCAGGGCACTGGCCGACTTTGAAGAGGCCAATGGCCTCGCCCGAATGCGCTACGAGCGCGGGCTTTCGACCTATCTCGACGTGCTTTCGGCCGAAGAGAGCGTGCTAAGCGCGCGCCTCAACGTCGCCGAGCTCGAGACCCGGGCCTTCGAGCTCGACGTGGCGCTGGTTCGCGCTCTGGGCGGGGGCTTTGCTTCCGTCTGA
- a CDS encoding TetR/AcrR family transcriptional regulator C-terminal domain-containing protein, producing the protein MVRVRTELKRRQIVEVASQLFQELGYERTSMSLISERLGGSKATLYGYFKSKEELLQSVLVYDVTTEADRLMNQFLSGKDLREGLITLGQAYMHRRLSPGPIANVRIVSTQPEGSTIGKEFYENVLGPAWERLANRFQILMEAGILIPADSWIAAMQWKGMCEWDMFERRLLGAIKEPPADEIRRASIAAADAFLKLYGADVEQAKKARPATAPKARTKPKPRKRAA; encoded by the coding sequence GTGGTACGAGTGAGGACCGAGCTAAAGCGCAGGCAGATTGTCGAGGTCGCGTCCCAGCTGTTTCAGGAATTGGGTTATGAGCGGACCTCGATGTCGCTTATTTCCGAGCGGCTCGGCGGGTCGAAGGCGACGCTCTACGGCTACTTCAAATCGAAGGAGGAGTTGCTCCAGTCGGTCCTGGTCTATGATGTAACCACCGAAGCCGACCGGCTGATGAACCAATTCCTGTCGGGCAAGGATTTACGCGAAGGGCTGATAACCCTCGGCCAGGCCTATATGCACCGGCGCCTGTCGCCCGGCCCGATCGCCAATGTCCGGATCGTTTCGACCCAACCCGAAGGTTCGACCATCGGCAAGGAGTTCTATGAGAATGTTCTTGGACCTGCCTGGGAAAGGCTGGCCAATCGCTTCCAGATATTGATGGAGGCCGGCATCCTGATCCCGGCAGATTCATGGATCGCGGCCATGCAATGGAAAGGCATGTGCGAATGGGACATGTTTGAACGTCGGCTGCTTGGGGCGATCAAGGAACCCCCCGCGGACGAGATCCGCCGCGCGTCGATCGCAGCTGCCGATGCCTTCCTCAAGCTCTATGGCGCCGATGTCGAGCAGGCAAAAAAGGCCAGGCCGGCAACCGCGCCCAAGGCCCGGACGAAGCCCAAGCCCCGGAAGAGAGCCGCCTAG
- a CDS encoding efflux transporter outer membrane subunit, whose product MKHLKHLTTLVSALALAACATGPNYARPTTASAAAGPFVAAQGPAIQPLAPVQGDWWRLYNDPVLDGLIADALAHNTDVRAAVARLARARAALKETKVDRLPQGGVRAGVTRGRDPGENDATTSFDGGLSVAYEVDLFGRVSRGVEAARGDVAAADADADAVRVAIVADTARAYADAANAAERLGVDQHIVELLDKSLQLTQRRVEIGLNSRIDTARIATLRNQRQAEIPAIAAERDNALFRLATLTGRAPAELPQQAGARTTSLALGQPIPVGDGAQLLARRPDVRAAERRLAASTARIGVATAELYPRISLGGSLGSSAGSLGNLFSNPIGFLLGPLISWSFSDHARARARVAGAEAGAQEALADFDGTVLRSLQETETALSAYANSLQRLEALKAARDEAEVAARVVRAQQREGQVDSLALLDAERTFAESEAELAAMNGQVSAAQIDLFRALAGGWEQKA is encoded by the coding sequence ATGAAGCATCTGAAGCATCTCACCACCCTGGTCTCGGCGCTGGCGCTGGCCGCCTGCGCAACCGGCCCCAACTATGCCCGTCCAACCACGGCATCGGCCGCGGCAGGGCCATTCGTTGCGGCGCAAGGGCCGGCAATCCAGCCGCTCGCCCCTGTCCAGGGCGACTGGTGGCGCCTCTACAATGATCCGGTGCTCGACGGGCTGATCGCCGACGCACTGGCGCACAATACCGATGTCCGCGCCGCCGTGGCACGGCTGGCCCGTGCCCGCGCCGCGCTCAAGGAGACCAAGGTCGACCGGCTGCCCCAGGGCGGGGTCAGAGCAGGTGTGACGCGGGGCCGCGATCCGGGCGAGAATGACGCCACCACCAGCTTCGATGGCGGGCTTTCGGTCGCCTATGAAGTCGACTTGTTCGGCCGGGTCAGCCGCGGAGTTGAGGCGGCGCGAGGCGACGTCGCCGCGGCCGACGCCGACGCCGACGCAGTTCGCGTGGCAATCGTCGCCGATACGGCGCGAGCCTATGCCGACGCAGCCAATGCAGCCGAGCGGCTTGGCGTGGACCAGCATATTGTCGAGCTGCTCGACAAGTCGCTCCAGCTGACGCAGCGACGCGTCGAAATCGGGCTGAACAGCCGGATCGACACTGCCCGCATCGCAACCCTCAGAAACCAGAGACAAGCAGAGATTCCGGCCATCGCCGCCGAGCGCGACAATGCGCTTTTCAGGTTGGCGACCCTGACCGGACGCGCGCCCGCCGAGCTGCCCCAACAGGCGGGCGCGCGAACCACATCCCTGGCGCTGGGCCAGCCGATCCCGGTTGGCGACGGAGCCCAGCTGCTGGCCCGCCGGCCGGACGTCCGAGCGGCCGAGCGTCGCCTTGCGGCATCGACCGCAAGGATAGGGGTGGCAACGGCTGAGCTGTATCCGCGCATTAGCCTCGGCGGCTCGCTCGGCTCATCGGCCGGAAGCCTTGGCAATCTGTTCAGCAATCCGATCGGATTCCTGCTCGGGCCGCTGATCAGCTGGTCTTTTTCCGATCATGCGCGTGCCCGGGCACGGGTGGCGGGGGCAGAGGCGGGCGCCCAGGAGGCGCTGGCCGATTTCGACGGCACCGTGCTGCGCTCGCTCCAGGAGACGGAGACCGCGCTTTCGGCTTACGCCAACTCGCTACAGCGGCTTGAGGCGTTGAAAGCGGCGCGCGACGAAGCCGAGGTGGCGGCCCGCGTCGTTCGCGCCCAGCAGCGGGAAGGGCAGGTCGACTCGCTTGCGCTGCTCGACGCCGAACGGACCTTTGCCGAGAGCGAGGCGGAGCTGGCGGCGATGAACGGCCAGGTCTCGGCTGCCCAGATCGACTTGTTCCGCGCCCTTGCCGGCGGCTGGGAGCAGAAGGCCTAG